In Macadamia integrifolia cultivar HAES 741 chromosome 5, SCU_Mint_v3, whole genome shotgun sequence, a single window of DNA contains:
- the LOC122078697 gene encoding uncharacterized protein LOC122078697 has protein sequence MMMMVVDKAEKGAAGGGGGDGGVVVDDMGEGMQCNDHPYRNNPGGICAFCLQEKLGKLISSSSKSTPTSFPVVPSSSSSSPSFRSEGGGGGVASSSSSLSLSFLVPPQLSTSFTTTTINNSNNCINNNHNDYSGGHHYDLHHSRRGWMIPFLSHQNDKAKKMAMASSSNANLVLERSKSSSVTRRQFFDANEYSPRKKKLWSFFNVSSTRRRRRSNRENGESKPTIHPTNTTTTTITAQSATSAVAVAVAAARDKGVVESSSTMRMRGDYADDDESPNSSHTSSSSFGRKVARSRSVGCGSRSFSGDFLERISTGFGDCTLRRVESQRETKPKSVHHHHHHHRAGTAAADEAQRMKERVKCGGIFGGFSSSYWQQSSSAAAVVVATGGPPHSRNKSWGWAFASPMRAFTRPTTTTAKPDDKDDGTRRDMQQVTTPSKASSTSGGITTTTTTTASNETTPNLSAIPSLLSVRV, from the coding sequence atgatgatgatggtggtggataAGGCGGAGAAGGGAGCCGccggcggtggcggtggcgatGGCGGCGTTGTAGTAGATGATATGGGAGAGGGGATGCAATGCAACGACCATCCTTACAGGAACAACCCCGGTGGGATCTGTGCCTTTTGTCTACAAGAAAAACTTGGTAAGCttatctcctcttcttccaaatcaaCTCCTACCTCCTTCCCCGTCGTCCCCTCCTCTTCTTCGTCGTCGCCTTCTTTCAGATCTGAGGGCGGCGGTGGTGGCGTTGCTAGTTCCTCTTCCTCGCTTTCCCTCTCCTTTTTAGTTCCTCCTCAATTGTCAACATCTTTCACCACCACTACCATCAACAACAGCAATAACTGTATCAACAATAACCATAACGATTACTCTGGTGGTCATCATTATGATCTCCATCATTCGAGGCGAGGGTGGATGATTCCCTTTCTGTCACACCAGAATGATAAAGCCAAGAAGATGGCGATGGCGTCTAGTTCTAATGCCAATCTTGTACTCGAAAGAAGCAAATCGTCCTCTGTAACCAGGCGGCAGTTCTTTGACGCCAATGAATACAgcccaaggaagaaaaaattgTGGTCCTTCTTTAACGTCTCCAgtactagaagaagaagaagaagcaacaggGAAAATGGTGAATCCAAGCCCACCATCCATCcaaccaacaccaccaccaccacaatcACCGCCCAATCAGCAACATCGGCAGtggcagtagcagtagcagcagcaagGGACAAGGGGGTGGTAGAGTCTTCTTCGACGATGAGGATGAGGGGAGATTATGCGGACGATGACGAAAGCCCTAACAGCAGCCACACCTCGTCCTCCTCGTTTGGCCGCAAGGTTGCCAGATCCAGATCTGTCGGATGTGGTAGCAGGAGCTTCTCCGGTGACTTCCTCGAGAGAATCTCGACTGGATTCGGTGACTGTACCCTGAGGAGGGTGGAATCACAGAGggaaacaaaacccaaaagcgtccatcatcatcatcaccaccatcgAGCCGGCACAGCTGCTGCCGACGAGGCTCAGCGTATGAAGGAGAGGGTCAAATGCGGTGGCATCTTCGGAGGATTCTCTTCCTCGTATTGGCAACAATCTTCGTCGGCAGCAGCAGTGGTAGTAGCCACAGGAGGACCACCTCACAGTCGAAATAAAAGCTGGGGCTGGGCTTTTGCTAGCCCCATGAGAGCTTTCACCAGACCTACTACCACTACTGCTAAGCCTGACGACAAGGACGACGGTACTAGACGAGACATGCAGCAGGTTACGACGCCAAGCAAAGCTTCCTCCACCAGCGGCggcatcaccaccaccaccacaacaacgGCCAGCAATGAAACCACTCCTAACCTCTCGGCCATTCCTTCTCTGTTGTCTGTCCGGGTATAA